The sequence GCCCGTGAACTTCTCACACCGGATGCCGCCTGTGCAATAGGCGAGAACCTTCTTGCCTTCCAGCTGTTCCTTGTTATCGCGGACCCATTCCGGCAATTCCCGGAAATTTTCGATGTCCGGCCGGATTGCTCCGCGGAAATGGCCGAGATCATATTCGTAGTCGTTCCGTGCATCGATAACGACCGTGTCCTCCTGCTGCATCGCTTCGAAAAACTCTTCAGGACTCAAATAAGCCCCTGTTGTTTCCAAAGGATTCACATCTTCTTCAAGACTCAGATTCACGATTTCTTTCCGCGGACGCACGTGCATCTTCTTGAACGCATGGCCGTCGGCTTCATCGATTTTGAACCAGAGGTCTTCGAAGCGCTTGTCCTGCTTCATATGCTCCATATATGCATCGGTCTGCTCGACCGTTCCTGAGCAAGTTCCGTTGATACCTTCCTTACCGATCAGTATACGTCCTTTCAATCCGAGGTCCTTGCAGAACTGCAGATGTTCCGCCGCAAACGTTTCTGGATCATCGATAGGTACGTACTTGTAGAACAGCAATACACGGTAATTTCCTTTTTCCATTGTGTTAACCACCTTCTGTTTTTTCACTTTGCAATAGGGTAAAACAGCCGGCCCGGTGCAACTTTGGTTTCTCTTCATAAAAAAGCTGCCCGCATTTGCAAGATCCGGGTCGATACCAGTATACCACAAAAAAAGCGATGGAAAAAGCAGCAGTGAACACCCTGAAAACAATTGTAATCTAGTAAAATATGTACTAATATTTAGGATATGCAACTGGTAAGGGAATACATAGGAGAATACGAACTCATAGGCTGCCTGCCAGTCGGCTGCCGTCTGTGAACATATGGAATATATACCCGAAGAGGAGTTCAATCAGCAATGGAAAAAAAAAGAGGCATCGGAAAGTTCAGCTTGATCGATGTATTGTTGACAGCAGTCATACTGTTTCTTGCGACGACGGCACTAGTACTGTTAGTGACAAACCAAAAATCCGACCAGCATCTGATGTCGGCCAAGATGCCGGAACCCGGTGATACAAATGTGAAGGTCGATAAATCGGATTCGAACTACGAAGGAATCGGGATTATCACGGAAACTTCCAACGACCCTCTCGTGAAATATGCAATCCAGTACCCCGAAAGCGGAAATGATGAATTCAACCGGGATGTGCGCGGCTATATTGACCAGGAGAAGAACCGGTACCTGGCCGCCTTGGCGAATGTCAAGAAGCCGAAGCAGAAGAAAAGTGAACTCAATATATCGTTTGAGACACATGTGGATCATAAAGGCAACTACTCGTTCGTCATCACCAATAACGAGACAGTAGGTGGCGTGAAGCAGCCTGCAGACATCGAATCCTTCCATCTGGACAGAGAGAGCGGAACGGTGATGGACATCCGGAACGTGTTCAGCGACAGCCCGGAAACTGTCGAGGAAGTGACAAAGCGCGTCCGGGAAACGATCATGCATACGGAAGGCCTGCAGGAAGGCATCATTGCGGATAAGATGCAGATCCGGACTGAACCGGATTGGAAGAACTATAAAAACTTTGCACTGACCGATAAGGAGATTATCTTCTATTTCGAAAGCGGTTCCCTGAAAGAGGAAGCGGCCGGTGCCCAGGCAGCCAAGCTGCCCATCGATAAAGTGAATGACCTGCTGGAGCCGGCTTACCAGGTCGCTGCAGCGAAGCCGGCGGGCGGAGACAAGCCTGATACCGGAAAATCAGCAGGTTCCATAGATGGGACAAAGAAGACCGGGGAAGCTGTCAAAACCGAAGGCGGCAAACCGAAGGCCGGCGGGGAAGAGACGGCACCGGCTGCCCCGCAGCAGAAACGGGTGGCACTGACGTTCGATGATGGTCCTGAACCGGCCTCAACGGGAAAAATCCTGGAGATCCTGAAAAAGTATGACGCCAAAGCGACCTTCTTCATGCTTGGCAGCCGTGTGGAATACTACCCGGACTTGGCGAAAGCCGTCAAAGATGCCGGACACGAAATCGGCAACCATTCATGGAATCATCCGGATCTGAGCAAGATGACGCTGCCGAAAGCACTGGAAGAGATCAACCGGACCAAGGACATCATCCACAAAGTCACGGGGGAAAAGCCGACTGTCTTCCGGCCTCCATATGGCGCCTATACGGAACAGCTGAGCAAGCAGACCATTCCGCCGATCGTCCTGTGGGATGTCGATACAATGGACTGGAAGTACCGGGATGCCGGCAAACTGCTGGAGGAAGTGAAGAAAGCGACGAAAGATGGCAGCACAGTCCTCATGCACGACATCCATATGTCGACTGCGGACGGTCTGGAAGCTGTAATGCAGTATTTGACGGCAGAAGGCTACACGTTCGTCACGGTGTCGGAAATGAAGTGACCAAAACAGCAAAAAGGCTGGGAATCCAATGGATTTCCAGCCTTTTTGTATTACCTGATTATGCAGATGGCAGTCAGTCCGCCAGCACTTCATTCATCGGAATGCTGAGAGCAGAAGCAACCCCTTCGCCATAGGCAGGGTCTGCCTGGTAGCAGTGTTTGATGTGGCGGATCTTGATTTCGGCAGGGGCGTCTCCCATGTTATCCGCCGTATTGCGGAACAGACGCTCTTTCTCGTCCTCATTCAGAAGGTTGAATAATTTTCCAGGCTGTGTGAAGTAATCATCATCGTCCTCACGGAAGTTCCAGTGATCGGCGGCGCCATGCAAGTTCAAAGGCGGCTCCCGGAAGTCCGGCTGCTCCTGCCACTCACCGACGCTGTTCGGCTCGTAGGAAGTCCGGCTGCCGTGGTTGCCGTCGACCCGCATCTGTCCGTCACGATGGAAGCTGTGGAACGGACACTTCGGTGCATTGACCGGGATCTGATGGTGATTGACACCTAGACGGTACCGCTGGGCATCACCATAGGAGAACAACCGCGCCTGCAGCATTTTGTCCGGTGAGAAGCTGATGCCCGGGACGACGGCAGCCGGAGTGAACGCAGCCTGTTCGACTTCGGCAAAGTAGTTTTCAGGGTTGCGGTTCAGCTCAAACTCCCCTACTTCAATCAGAGGGAAGTCGCTCTTGTACCAGACTTTTGTCAGATCGAACGGATTGAACGGCATGTTGGCCGCTTCGTCCTCCGTCATCACCTGGATATACATCTTCCATTTCGGGAAGTCCCCGTTGTCGATGCTTTCCAGAAGGTCCCGCTGGTGGCTTTCCCGGTCTGTCGCAATCGTTGCCGCGGATTCGGCATCCGTCAGGTTCTTGATGCCCTGCTGGCTCCGGAAGTGGAACTTCACGTAGACCCGTTCGTTGTCGGCATTGATGAAGCTGTACGTATGGCTGCCGAATCCGTGCATATGGCGGTACGTGCGCGGGATGCCCCGGTCGCTCATCAGGATGGTGATCTGGTGTAGCGCTTCCGGCAGCGATGTCCAGAAATCCCAGTTGTTTTTCGGACTGCGCAGGTTCGTACGCGGATCGCGTTTGACGGCGTGGTTCAAATCCGGGAATTGAAGCGGATCACGGAAGAAGAACACCGGCGTGTTGTTGCCGACAAGATCCCAGTTGCCCTGCTCGGTATAGAACTTGAGGGCGAAGCCGCGGATATCCCGCTCGGCGTCCGCTGCTCCGCGCTCGCCTGCGACAGTGGAGAACCGGGCGAACATTTCCGTCTTCTTGCCGATTTCGGAGAAAATCTTGGCTTTCGTGTATTTCGTAATATCGTTCGTCACGGTGAACGTTCCATATGCACCGGACCCTTTCGCGTGCATGCGGCGTTCGGGAATGACTTCGCGGTCAAAGTGCGCAAGTTTCTCGATGAGCCAGACGTCCTGAAGCAGCAGCGGGCCGCGTGGGCCGGCGGACATGGAGTTCTGGTTATCAACTACAGGGGCACCTGCAGCTGTCGTCAATTTTTTGTTGTTTGGATTCTCATTTGAATTCATCTCAATTCCTCCCAATCTCTTTTTCCTAAGCTATGAATCCACTATATCAGCCGGGTGACAAGTTAGCCAGCATTTTGTTTATAATTATTATTGTTAAGTACAAGTTATCATCTGGAGTATAATTACTTTCAATATATATTCCAAAAAAGATGGGGGACATCTGACATGTGTCAACATTTCTACAAAGGATACCGAAACAGCCCGGAAGTTTACAGCTTTGTAACAGATCCTCCGCTGATTGCTCACAAAGTATTTTAGCTTTTAATTTATAATGGAGTCAGATTGAGTGTGAGGGGAGAGATAGGGATGGAAGAGGTTTTACTCGCAAGGATCCAGTTCGCATCGACAACGTTGTTCCACTTCATTTTTGTTCCGCTGTCGATCGGGCTGGCGCTGATCATCGCGATCATGCAGACACTCTACGTAGTGAAGAAAAAAGAGATATATATGAAGATGACGAAGTTCTGGAGTGTGTTTTTCCTCATCAACTTCGCGATCGGTGTTGTGACGGGGATCTTTCAGGAGTTCCAATTCGGCATGAACTGGTCGACCTATTCCCGGTTCGTCGGGGACATCTTCGGGGCACCGCTTGCAGTGGAAGCACTGCTTGCCTTCTTCCTGGAGTCGACATTCATCGGGATCTGGATCTTCGGTGCCCATAAGCTGTCCAAGAAAGTCCACTTGGCATCGATCTGGCTCGTATCGATCGGTACGGTGCTGTCCGCTTTCTGGATTCTGGCAGCCAACTCGTTCATGCAGAACCCGGTCGGCTATCAGCTGCAGAACGGCCGCGCGGAGATGAATGATATTGTCGCGCTGCTGACGAACGAAAAACTGTGGGTTGCATTCCCGCACACGATCTTCGGGAGCATCGCAACGGGCGCATTCTTCGTCGTCGGTGTCAGTGCGTTCTATCTATTGAAGAAACGGCAGACCGATTTCTTCAAAAAGTCGATTGGTATCGGACTTCTT comes from Sporosarcina trichiuri and encodes:
- a CDS encoding rhodanese-related sulfurtransferase; this translates as MEKGNYRVLLFYKYVPIDDPETFAAEHLQFCKDLGLKGRILIGKEGINGTCSGTVEQTDAYMEHMKQDKRFEDLWFKIDEADGHAFKKMHVRPRKEIVNLSLEEDVNPLETTGAYLSPEEFFEAMQQEDTVVIDARNDYEYDLGHFRGAIRPDIENFRELPEWVRDNKEQLEGKKVLAYCTGGIRCEKFTGWLKREGFEDVGQLHGGIVTYGKDPVAKGQLWDGQCYVFDERIAVPVNQVEHVVVGRDHFDGTPCERYVNCANPECNAKILASEENEYLYMRSCSDECRTHPRNRYFVEQNMTKEEFEERLAKLDAHRSEVHA
- a CDS encoding polysaccharide deacetylase family protein; translation: MEKKRGIGKFSLIDVLLTAVILFLATTALVLLVTNQKSDQHLMSAKMPEPGDTNVKVDKSDSNYEGIGIITETSNDPLVKYAIQYPESGNDEFNRDVRGYIDQEKNRYLAALANVKKPKQKKSELNISFETHVDHKGNYSFVITNNETVGGVKQPADIESFHLDRESGTVMDIRNVFSDSPETVEEVTKRVRETIMHTEGLQEGIIADKMQIRTEPDWKNYKNFALTDKEIIFYFESGSLKEEAAGAQAAKLPIDKVNDLLEPAYQVAAAKPAGGDKPDTGKSAGSIDGTKKTGEAVKTEGGKPKAGGEETAPAAPQQKRVALTFDDGPEPASTGKILEILKKYDAKATFFMLGSRVEYYPDLAKAVKDAGHEIGNHSWNHPDLSKMTLPKALEEINRTKDIIHKVTGEKPTVFRPPYGAYTEQLSKQTIPPIVLWDVDTMDWKYRDAGKLLEEVKKATKDGSTVLMHDIHMSTADGLEAVMQYLTAEGYTFVTVSEMK
- a CDS encoding catalase, whose protein sequence is MNSNENPNNKKLTTAAGAPVVDNQNSMSAGPRGPLLLQDVWLIEKLAHFDREVIPERRMHAKGSGAYGTFTVTNDITKYTKAKIFSEIGKKTEMFARFSTVAGERGAADAERDIRGFALKFYTEQGNWDLVGNNTPVFFFRDPLQFPDLNHAVKRDPRTNLRSPKNNWDFWTSLPEALHQITILMSDRGIPRTYRHMHGFGSHTYSFINADNERVYVKFHFRSQQGIKNLTDAESAATIATDRESHQRDLLESIDNGDFPKWKMYIQVMTEDEAANMPFNPFDLTKVWYKSDFPLIEVGEFELNRNPENYFAEVEQAAFTPAAVVPGISFSPDKMLQARLFSYGDAQRYRLGVNHHQIPVNAPKCPFHSFHRDGQMRVDGNHGSRTSYEPNSVGEWQEQPDFREPPLNLHGAADHWNFREDDDDYFTQPGKLFNLLNEDEKERLFRNTADNMGDAPAEIKIRHIKHCYQADPAYGEGVASALSIPMNEVLAD